In a genomic window of Pedobacter sp. KBS0701:
- a CDS encoding TonB-dependent receptor — protein MRRVILCCVLVFCFMASTYAQIRNITGTVTDKSSKPVPGASVYNVETGKSTQTDEKGKFLIEAAGGQTLRFIYMGAQTVSSKVGSTSVVDAQLEVSATNLNDVVVTGYQTERKKDLTGDVAIVDVDELKKQSVANPMKALQGQVAGVYITGNGSPSAPATIRIRGIGTLNDNDPLYIIDGVPTKSGMHELNQADIESMQILKDASSASIYGARAANGVIVITTKKGKTGKTQLSGNAYSSLSTYVNKLEMLDAEGYGKILWQAYVNKNLDPNSNGLRYQFDWKVDPNTNQPVLNKVLLPEFLNATQTLRTSNTDWFKEISQPGIIQNYDAQVSSGTENGHYLLSLGYFDNKGIVRTTGFNRISARINSDYKLFNGALTIGQNLSVTKTKEVAADIINSALQALPIIPVHTVDGIGWGGPVDGMNDRQNPVRVLEDNQQNGYDFMRLFGNFFADVKIAKGLVFKSNFGIDYGDYTSRNWQKKYQSGYLVNDVNKVINTQTHNVKTTWTNTLNYSLESGNHRLNAFAGTEHYVENSNTFMASREGFVLEDPDYLYLDAGTGIKDNSGSGAKNVLLSYIGRANYSYMDRYLVSATIRRDGSSRFGANNKYGWFPAFSGAWRISEESFVKNNASFVDDLKLHAGWGKTGNQEINNNAIYNIYLSNYNITSYDMNGNKSGVLPSGFYLSQNANPNLRWEATEMSNVALDFSLWKQKLYGSVGYYLKKTTGILLLPPYIGVLGEGGNTYVNGASMENRGFELSLGHKSRLTDDLSIDVNGNFDMVRNKVTYLPAAVVNAYGGDGKGQNILGRSIGSFFGYVADGLFRTQAEVDNSAAQPNKGLGRIRYADLNHDGVIDINDRTWIGNPVPKYTYGFNANINYKNFDFSFLLQGIGDVAVRNDAKSYTDFWGAIESSSNKGARLLNAWSPSNPNSDIPAVALTDDNNEARLSTYFIENGSYLKLRNAQIGYTFNKQLISKLKMQNLRVYIGGDNLAILMKSKSFTGLDPETPGFGYPNPLVVTAGINVRF, from the coding sequence ATGAGAAGAGTAATACTATGCTGTGTTCTTGTGTTTTGCTTTATGGCGAGTACATACGCACAAATCCGAAACATTACCGGGACGGTTACCGATAAATCCTCAAAACCTGTTCCGGGAGCTTCTGTCTATAATGTGGAAACTGGTAAATCCACACAAACAGACGAAAAGGGGAAATTTTTAATCGAGGCTGCCGGGGGGCAAACCCTCCGGTTTATTTACATGGGCGCTCAGACGGTCAGTTCCAAGGTTGGCAGTACATCGGTAGTAGATGCACAACTGGAAGTTTCCGCCACCAATCTGAACGATGTGGTGGTAACCGGCTACCAGACAGAAAGGAAAAAAGACCTGACAGGTGATGTGGCCATTGTGGATGTAGATGAACTTAAAAAGCAATCTGTAGCCAACCCAATGAAAGCATTGCAGGGCCAGGTAGCAGGTGTTTATATCACAGGAAACGGATCGCCCAGCGCTCCGGCAACCATCCGAATCAGAGGTATTGGAACTTTAAATGACAATGATCCCCTGTATATTATAGATGGCGTACCGACCAAGTCAGGCATGCATGAGCTCAATCAGGCAGATATTGAATCGATGCAGATTCTTAAAGATGCTTCATCTGCCAGTATTTATGGCGCCAGGGCAGCAAACGGAGTGATCGTTATTACCACCAAAAAGGGGAAAACAGGTAAAACTCAGTTAAGTGGAAACGCTTACTCATCGCTTTCTACCTATGTAAATAAGTTGGAGATGCTGGATGCAGAAGGTTATGGTAAAATTTTGTGGCAGGCCTATGTCAACAAAAACCTCGACCCTAATTCGAACGGATTGCGTTATCAATTCGATTGGAAAGTTGACCCAAATACCAATCAGCCCGTATTAAATAAGGTACTTTTACCCGAATTTCTAAACGCTACACAAACCCTTCGCACTTCAAATACAGATTGGTTTAAAGAAATATCCCAGCCTGGTATCATTCAGAATTATGATGCGCAGGTTTCAAGCGGAACTGAAAACGGACACTATTTACTTTCCCTTGGCTACTTTGACAACAAAGGCATTGTAAGAACGACCGGATTCAACCGTATTTCAGCAAGAATAAATTCAGACTATAAGTTATTCAATGGTGCATTGACCATAGGTCAGAACCTGAGCGTGACCAAAACAAAAGAAGTTGCTGCCGACATTATTAATTCTGCGCTGCAGGCATTGCCGATCATACCGGTGCATACCGTAGATGGCATAGGCTGGGGCGGTCCTGTTGACGGGATGAACGATCGCCAGAACCCTGTTCGGGTGCTGGAAGACAATCAACAGAATGGCTATGACTTCATGAGGTTGTTTGGTAATTTCTTTGCAGATGTTAAAATTGCAAAGGGCTTGGTATTCAAATCCAATTTCGGGATTGATTACGGTGACTATACAAGCAGGAACTGGCAAAAAAAATACCAGAGTGGTTACCTGGTTAATGATGTGAACAAAGTAATCAATACCCAGACACACAATGTGAAAACCACCTGGACCAATACCCTGAACTACAGCCTGGAGTCAGGCAATCACCGCCTTAATGCCTTTGCAGGAACAGAACACTACGTAGAGAACTCCAATACTTTTATGGCCTCGAGGGAGGGATTCGTTTTAGAAGATCCTGATTACCTTTATTTAGATGCTGGTACGGGCATAAAAGACAACAGCGGCAGTGGTGCAAAAAACGTGCTCTTGTCTTATATAGGTAGAGCGAATTATTCTTACATGGATCGTTACCTTGTATCTGCAACCATCAGAAGAGACGGTTCTTCCAGGTTTGGAGCAAATAATAAATATGGCTGGTTCCCTGCATTCTCAGGTGCATGGAGGATCAGTGAAGAATCTTTCGTAAAGAATAATGCTTCCTTTGTAGACGATTTGAAACTTCATGCAGGATGGGGAAAAACCGGTAACCAGGAGATTAATAATAACGCAATTTATAATATTTACCTGTCCAATTACAATATCACTTCCTATGATATGAATGGAAACAAAAGCGGTGTACTTCCTTCAGGGTTTTATCTGTCTCAGAATGCCAATCCAAACCTGCGTTGGGAAGCAACAGAAATGAGCAATGTCGCCCTTGACTTTTCGCTCTGGAAACAAAAATTGTATGGCAGCGTTGGCTATTACCTTAAAAAGACTACTGGCATCTTATTGCTTCCTCCGTATATTGGTGTGCTTGGAGAAGGCGGTAACACCTATGTAAACGGTGCATCAATGGAAAACCGTGGATTTGAACTATCCCTGGGCCACAAAAGCCGCTTAACGGATGATTTAAGTATCGACGTGAATGGAAATTTCGATATGGTTAGAAATAAGGTTACCTATCTGCCTGCGGCAGTAGTAAACGCATACGGCGGTGATGGCAAAGGACAGAATATCCTGGGCAGATCTATTGGATCTTTCTTTGGTTATGTTGCCGATGGTCTTTTCAGGACTCAGGCTGAGGTAGATAATTCTGCTGCGCAACCCAACAAAGGACTTGGAAGAATCCGTTACGCGGATTTAAACCATGACGGTGTTATCGATATAAATGACCGTACCTGGATTGGAAATCCGGTGCCAAAATATACTTATGGCTTTAATGCAAACATCAACTATAAAAATTTTGATTTCTCTTTTCTCTTACAGGGGATAGGCGATGTAGCCGTACGAAATGATGCCAAATCTTATACGGATTTCTGGGGTGCCATCGAATCTTCTTCAAATAAAGGCGCAAGGTTATTAAACGCATGGTCACCTTCCAATCCGAACTCTGATATTCCTGCAGTAGCGTTAACAGATGATAATAACGAGGCCCGTCTTTCAACCTATTTTATTGAAAACGGCTCTTATCTTAAGTTGAGAAACGCCCAGATCGGCTATACATTTAACAAACAGCTGATCAGCAAGTTAAAAATGCAGAATCTTCGTGTATATATAGGAGGAGACAATTTAGCCATTTTAATGAAGTCGAAATCCTTCACCGGTCTGGATCCGGAAACTCCAGGATTTGGCTACCCTAACCCACTGGTTGTTACGGCCGGAATTAATGTAAGATTTTAA
- a CDS encoding carbohydrate kinase — MNNMINKPNYNFTPATCFGEILWDVLPDGPQPGGAPLNVAYHLNKLGMDSSLITRIGNDENGQKLVELMENWGINTGLLQVDEQFETSQVLAKMNNGNEVSYEIVFPVAWDFIDQSQQLIKHIKPSTYFIFGSLASRNETSRNTLYHLLDNDAIKVFDINLRPPFINQAQLGHLLSKADIVKFNEAELGIVQIMFGGSLEGEADKVRFIQDRFKIPEVIVTKGEFGASYYNLDKTYNVWGNEIKVKDTIGSGDSFLAAFIAAHSRQDQPLQILKKAIAMGAFIATKKGGCPEYKFEEYQAFFNELFTTKPASNSTHTAA; from the coding sequence ATGAATAATATGATAAATAAGCCAAACTATAATTTTACTCCAGCCACATGTTTTGGAGAAATTCTGTGGGACGTATTGCCAGACGGACCACAGCCCGGAGGAGCACCTTTAAATGTTGCTTATCACCTCAATAAGCTGGGCATGGACTCAAGCCTGATCACCCGGATTGGGAACGATGAAAATGGCCAAAAACTCGTTGAATTGATGGAAAACTGGGGAATAAATACAGGGCTTCTACAAGTTGATGAGCAATTTGAAACCAGCCAGGTTCTGGCCAAAATGAACAATGGAAATGAAGTAAGTTATGAAATTGTATTTCCGGTAGCCTGGGATTTTATTGATCAAAGTCAGCAACTCATCAAACATATAAAACCGTCAACATACTTTATTTTTGGAAGTTTAGCGTCCAGAAACGAAACCTCCAGGAATACCCTTTATCATCTTTTGGATAATGATGCCATTAAAGTGTTCGATATCAATCTCCGTCCGCCCTTTATCAATCAGGCTCAATTAGGTCATTTATTATCGAAGGCAGACATCGTCAAGTTTAATGAGGCGGAGTTGGGTATTGTGCAAATCATGTTTGGCGGTTCTTTGGAAGGGGAAGCTGATAAAGTACGGTTTATACAAGACCGTTTCAAAATACCCGAAGTTATTGTAACCAAGGGTGAGTTTGGTGCCTCATACTATAATTTAGACAAAACCTACAATGTTTGGGGAAATGAGATAAAGGTAAAGGATACAATTGGCAGTGGCGATTCCTTTTTGGCGGCATTTATTGCGGCCCATAGTCGTCAGGATCAACCCTTACAAATCCTTAAAAAAGCAATTGCTATGGGTGCATTTATCGCTACCAAGAAGGGCGGATGCCCTGAATACAAATTTGAGGAATACCAGGCTTTCTTTAACGAATTATTTACCACAAAACCTGCCAGTAACAGTACGCACACTGCTGCCTAG